The stretch of DNA ATAGTGCCTAACTCCAAATAACCACACTAGAAAACAAGGAAGAATAAACAGACTGCCCGCTAGTGGAATTAGCATATAATAGATTGCCTGCCCTTGTGTTTTACCTAGAATAAACAGTAATGGCAGGTAATTTACCGTTCCAAATGGGATGACATACGTAAAGAAACGGGCTACCCACTTTTGATAAATATTTAATGGATACTGAGCCATCTCTCTGCCTCCGTCCGTGAAAATATTTGCTATCTCCAGCCCCTGAACCGTCCAAAAACACATTGTTGCAGCAAGCATATAGATACCTGTAAAGATAAGGACACCACTTGTAATCATAAATAACAAAGTGACAGCTTTTATTAGACTCCATTCTATAGGTAGATTATTCAATGCCCAAATTAGAACGATAGCACTTTGAAGAAGTCTGCCAATCCGAGTAAATTCAAATTTAGATCCTAGTACTTGAAGAAAGGTGCTTCGCGGACGCACAAGAACCCGGTCAAAATCACCCTTAATAATCAGACTGGAAAAAGTATCAAACCCCCGTGCAAAACACTCACTTAACGAAAAGGCCATGTGAATAACGGCAAAACAGAGGGCAACCTCGAAGAATTCCCAGCCTTTTATTTGCCCAAATCGCTCGAACAAAAAGTAGAGTCCCGCAAAAATCGAGAAAGGAATGAAAAACTGTCCGATCGATAAAAGCCAAAAGGATGTACGGTATTGCATTTGTGATTTAAATAAGATTAAAAGATATTTAAAATAAAGACTCATCTCCGATTATCCTCCCTGTACGACGACTCTTTTTAAAACACTGTTAAGCGCAATTTTTCCTAACCATACAAGACCTAACAGATACCCTAATTGAATAAACACACCTATAATGGCGTCACTTTGCGCAATGTGTCCCGAATAAACACGGAATGGAAAATCTGCCGTCCAGCGAAATGGCAGGACATAGGCAATTTTTTGCAGCCATAAAGGCATTAATGGAACAGGTATAATCAAGCCTGCAAAAAATTCACCTAGAACTCCGAAAATCAACAATGAACCCATTGGAGATAATGTCACAAAAACTGAAATGTATAAGAACATTGAAATCGCTACCAGTAGTAATAATCCTAATAAAAGAGTAATCACAAATAAGATTAAGGTTGTAACATTTGGAGGTAGTGTCATGTTGTAGGGTTTTGGTAAGGAGAAAGCCACGATTAAAATCGGATAACAGCGTAGTAGTGCACTTGATAATCTCTGTGCCAGAAGTTTTGCATACCAGAAACCGTATAAGTCTGTAGGACGGCACAGTTCATAGGCGATATTCCCGCTTGTAATGAGATCAAATAATTCGTTGTCGCGAAACCAGAGCATGATAAAAGCCAGAAAAGCCTGCTGCAGCCATATGTAGGTGATTAATTCTTTTAATGAGATTGGCGGTTTTACGGCAGCAAATTCATAGAATGCTTCAAAAACCATTATCGAAATAAATCCCCAGAAGAATTGAGTGGCCACTCCAGCAAGCGCAGCAGATCGATATTGCATACCAATTAAAAGCCTTATTTTTAGAACCGAAGCGTATGCCTTCATATTTGGAACTCCTTATACAGCTGGACGATGATGTCTTCTATTGGCTGCGATTCGATCGTCACATCGAGAAGTTCTACCTGTTTCGTTAGGTGGGTAATGACCTCAGAGGTTATAATCTGATCTGTATCTATACTGAGTACCACTTGTTCAGGAGACCAAGAGATTACGGTTGTTCCTGGAATGACAATGGGGTTGTTATTTTTTTGGTAATCAGCTCTAATTGTTTTATTTGTTCCAAACCTTTTTCTTAGTTCATCCAGGTTCCCATCATAAAGTAAACTGCCCTTACCGATAAGAATCACTCGATTCGCTAAAGCCTCTATGTCATTCATATCATGGGTGGTTAGAACGACTGTAACTCCCTTTTCTTGATTGATGGTTTTGATAAATTGACGGACGGCAATTTTTGAAACCGCATCAAGTCCAATCGTTGGTTCATCTAAAAATAGGATTTTGGGATTATGTATTAAGGAAGCTGCAATTTCACAGCGCATTCGCTGACCTAAGCTTAGTTGCCTGACCGGAGCGTTCATGATGTCTTTTAATTCTAATGTTTCAATAAGCAAGTCTAAGGTAGATTGATACTCTTGTTGTGGAATCTTGTAAATGTCTTTTAATAGCTCAAATGAATCAATAACCGGAACATCCCACCAAAGCTGCGAGCGCTGGCCAAAGACAACACCGATATTTTTTACATAGTCGACCCGGCTCTTCCATGGTGTGTAGCCCATGATATTGCAGGTTCCACCATCCGGAACTAAAATGCCGCTCATAATCTTAATTGTGGTCGACTTTCCTGCACCATTTGGACCAATGTACCCAACTATTTCACCAGGTTCAATACTGAAAGAGATATCTTTTAGGGCGTCCACAATCATATGCTCCCGGTAAAAAAGTGCCTTGGTGGCTTGCAGTAATCCAGTGGAGCGCTTTGCCACTTTGAAGGATTTCGTAATGCCTTCTACTTTTATCAAATAGGTTCCCTCCTTTTTCGTCACAGAGGAAAATAGTACCACCTGGGATGGATTAATGTCAAGAATTTTTCGAATTGTTTTTTTAGTAGATATATTGTCACAGCTTTAGTGGCTATTATTTTATATGATTAGACTAGAAAGGATGTGGCTAATGTTATTAAAATCTAGAACTGAACCGGATTTATTAAAATTATTGAGGTTCTTAAACACAAGAATGATTTTATCTGAAGATGATAGGAAGCAGTATTTATATTTGCAAAAGGGATATGAAGGAGAAGTGGTATTTGACCAGTTGGCTTCGGAAAACCTCAAAAATGAAATATTTATTTTAAACGATCTAATGCTTGAAATAAACCATTCAAAATTTCAAATTGATTCTTCTCTAATTATCCAAGATACGATTATAACTTGTGAAGTTAAAAATTTTGAAGGTAACTATTTATATCGTGACGGTGAATTTTACCTATGTGTGGCCCAAAATCCAATCACTAATCCTTTGCACCAGGTAAAGAGATCTGAGACTTTGCTCCAACAATATCTCAAAAAAAATGGGCTTCATTTTCGAATTCTTCCTTATTTAGTTTTTATTAATCCTAATTTCTTCTTATATCAAGCTCCCCAAAAGGATTCGATAATCTTTCCTCCACAGATAAGCAACTTTATGAATAAGGTCAACTCAAAACCATCTAAACTAAATGGAATGTAACAGAAACTTGCTGATCAGTTAATAGCTGATCACAAAATTGAATCTCCATATCCTAAATTACCTCCCTATGATTATCATTCACTTCAAAAAGGATTAACTTGTGCTAGCTGTAACTCCTTTATTATTATTTGCGACGAAAGGAAAGCTAGGTGCAATGATTGCGGATTTGAAGAGGCGATTGGATCAGCTATTGTACGGAGTGTAGATGAGTTAAAGCTGCTTTTTCCCGACTTAAAAATTACTACTTCTATTATTCATGATTGGTGCCTGGTGGTTGAGTCTAGAAAGACGGTTCGGAAGGTTTTAACTATGAATTATAAATTATTGGGACATGGAAAGTATTCATATTTTGATACTGTTTTGAAGTAAAGCTATCAAGTAGAGTCCAAGTGACCACTTTTTCGGTTTACCTTTGATCTTGGTAATCATGGACGCCTCATGGTTACCACTTTTCCGATTTCCCTTAGATTTCGGTCATCATGAACGCCTCATGGTTACCACTTTTCTGATTTCCCTTTGTTTTCGGTCATCATGAACGCCTCATGGTTACCACTTTTCCGATTTCCCTTAGATTTCGGTCATCATGAATGCTTCATAGTTTTCATCTTCCCGATTTTTCTTTGATAATCCTTCAAAGTAAAAAAAACAATGGATACCTATTTAATGGTATCCATTGTTCTATTATTTCTGACTCTTCAATTGTTTGTATTGAGCAACAATGCCTTTAAACAATGGGGATTCTGGTGTTAACTGTGTATATGATTGAATAGCATCCTCTATCCCTAGTTCTGATATAGTTTGTTGGATTTTAACTGCTTCTTCATCCCCTTGGAAATCGTACATTAGAGCAGCAGCAATTCCCTTTAATAGGTAGGTCGGCTCTTTTCCAATTACTTCAGCATATTGCCTTGCAGGACTTACAAGACGATCGTTTGCTCCTAGCTTACGGATTGGTGAACGAGCTACCCTCGTTACCTCATCAACAATATAGGAGTTAGAAAAACGCAGGAGAATTTTTTTAATATATTTATGGTGCTCTGCTTGGTCAAATCCATATTTACTCACTAAAAACTCGCCGCTTTCCCTTAGTGAACCTTCAACCAGTTCGCTAATTTCAGCATTTTCCATTGCACGATTTATTGTGTCGACTCCATAGTAATAGCCAAAATAGGCAGCAAGAGCATGCCCTGTATTCACCGTAAATAGCTTTCTCTCAATATATGGGACTAATTCTTGAACATAGGTAATTCCATTAATCTCCGGTCTTTCACCGATTATTTTAGGTTCTTCCACCACCCATTCATAGAATGGTTCAACTTTTACCATTAGCTTATCTTCATTGATTTGATTAGGAACAATTCGATCGACAGCCGAATCAGGAAATCCAAAGCGCCCTTCAAATTGTGATCTTTCTTCTTCAGTTAATTTTTCAAAAACCTTTTCCTTTAAAAGTGAACTTCCGCCAATCATATTTTCACATGCGATAATGTTTAGTGGTTTATCGGATTCCGCCACCCGCTTTCGTAAGCCATCTGCAATCAAATTGGCAATCAACGGAAGAATGTTCGGACCAATTGCTGTTGTAACTAAATCCGCTTTCGCAATGGCATCAATCACTTGCTCTGGGTTCAGCGCACTATTAATCGCTCTTACATTTTTAATCATTACTTCTTCCTGGGATGGTTCAGCAAGAACAACTCGATACTCTTTCTTCTCATTTAGTAAATCCACGATTTCACTCCACTTACGCCCCCTGCAATTGCAGCAAGAATTAACATTGGCTTCATTAAAATGTAAGGGAAGTAAATCTCATGAATACCACCTAAGAAATGGATAATCACTGCACCTGGTGCTGTTTGTTTCGCAGTTCCTTTACCAAATAACCAGTAAGCAAGCAAGATACCTAATCCTGGTCCTGGATTTGTTTCTAATAAGAAAAGAATCGATTTCCCAGCATCTGCAGCCTGATCAATTCCTAACGGACTTAAAATACCATGGTTAATTGCGTTATTAAGGAAAAGAACTTTTGCTGGTTCAATAAAGATGTTCGCCAATGGCAATAGATTTGCGTTAATAATCGCTTCAACACCTGATGCTAATACATTGCTCAAGCCTGCTACTACTGGACCAATCGCTTTATAGGCGATTAAGGTTAAAATACCTGCAATGATCCCTGCAGAGAAATTGTTTACGAGCATTTCAAATCCAGATTTGATTTTTCCATGAACGGCCTGGTCGAACTTCTTAATGGCATAACCCCCGATTGGACCCATGATCATGGCTCCTAAAAACATTGGGATATCTGTTCCGACAATGACACCCATTGTTGCAGTCGCACCGACAACACCACCACGAATATCATAGATCATTCGGCCACCGGTAAAACCAATCAGTAATGGCAGTAAGAACGTAATCATTGGTCCCACTAACTTAGCCAAATCTTCATTTGGCCACCAGCCTGTTGGAATAAATAAAGCGGTGATAAGTCCCCATGCAATAAAGGCACCGATATTTGGCATTACCATTCCACTTAAATAACTGCCGAACTTTTTTATTTTTACTTTTACATCTGATTTATCTTTAACTTCTGTTTGATTCATTTTTTTTTTCCCCCTTCAACTAATTTGTTGATCTCTTTCTATACTTTATAGTAAAGCGTTTTCAAAGCAGTATTAATTTATACAAAAATGCATTTTGTCAAAGTGATTGTTGACATTTTTATGATTGACTAAGCTATTTCCTTAAGCCCATTAGATCGAAAAATAAAAAAGGCAGAACGCTCAATTAAATAGCATTCTGCCTTTTCATATCTATTTCCTCAAATAGTCTATTAAGATACGAGCATCCGATATCAGATTATTTTTCAATGATTCTTCCGCCTGCTTATTTTTATTCACATGTTTTATAAAATCTTCTAAATGCTTTGCAGCCTGATCGGTTCTATTCGTATCTAACTGATGCTGTACCTGATTTAACTTATTCGTTAACACAGCAGGTACTGGTCCATTCCATTCAAGGTTTAAGGAATGTCTAATAGAACCAACACTCACTGGATAATCGATATTTTCTGGATCTAACTTCCCAGACAGCACACTTTCTCTGATATCCTCACCAAGGTAGAAACCGATATGTGGCGGCTGATTGTAGGTTGTATTTTGCCACGCAATTCCTGTTCTATATACCGGGTCATGCATCAACGTATATAGTCTGTAGTCCGTAGGAATCGTTGTGCTATATATTCTTAGTTCTGAACTATCAGGTGTAGGATAAATAATTTCCTCACGCCAGTCACCCAGGATATCCGCTTGTAATGTTGGGTTAGCTTTTGTCCCATTATTACTCACAACACCTTCAAAATTTCTGATAACCTTTGCCTCATTTGTTTTTTCGTCATATTTTGTAATCGATGTACCATCTAGTAATTCATGCAACAGATCTCCATCCCAGTAGGTAACAAAGTTAACTGGAAGACCTAAATCTCTGGAACTGTCAGCTTCAACATGCCCTTGAACATTGTAGACTCCTCCGCCTGTTTCCACTGTATTACCACCAGCTCCCCAGAACTCATACCCAGGGCTAGAGGTAATGTTTGCGGCCACTCCGCGTCCTGTATCCTTGTAAGCATAGAACGCTTGGATGGTTTCTCCCGTTGCCCCATCATGGTACTCTAAAGACGCAACTTCTGGCTCTTCATGTACTCCAAAGACATGCAAACCTTCTCGATTTGGGTCAAATGCGCCTACAT from Neobacillus sp. CF12 encodes:
- a CDS encoding nuclease-related domain-containing protein; amino-acid sequence: MLLKSRTEPDLLKLLRFLNTRMILSEDDRKQYLYLQKGYEGEVVFDQLASENLKNEIFILNDLMLEINHSKFQIDSSLIIQDTIITCEVKNFEGNYLYRDGEFYLCVAQNPITNPLHQVKRSETLLQQYLKKNGLHFRILPYLVFINPNFFLYQAPQKDSIIFPPQISNFMNKVNSKPSKLNGM
- a CDS encoding mannitol-1-phosphate 5-dehydrogenase, which codes for MDLLNEKKEYRVVLAEPSQEEVMIKNVRAINSALNPEQVIDAIAKADLVTTAIGPNILPLIANLIADGLRKRVAESDKPLNIIACENMIGGSSLLKEKVFEKLTEEERSQFEGRFGFPDSAVDRIVPNQINEDKLMVKVEPFYEWVVEEPKIIGERPEINGITYVQELVPYIERKLFTVNTGHALAAYFGYYYGVDTINRAMENAEISELVEGSLRESGEFLVSKYGFDQAEHHKYIKKILLRFSNSYIVDEVTRVARSPIRKLGANDRLVSPARQYAEVIGKEPTYLLKGIAAALMYDFQGDEEAVKIQQTISELGIEDAIQSYTQLTPESPLFKGIVAQYKQLKSQK
- a CDS encoding ABC transporter permease, producing the protein MKAYASVLKIRLLIGMQYRSAALAGVATQFFWGFISIMVFEAFYEFAAVKPPISLKELITYIWLQQAFLAFIMLWFRDNELFDLITSGNIAYELCRPTDLYGFWYAKLLAQRLSSALLRCYPILIVAFSLPKPYNMTLPPNVTTLILFVITLLLGLLLLVAISMFLYISVFVTLSPMGSLLIFGVLGEFFAGLIIPVPLMPLWLQKIAYVLPFRWTADFPFRVYSGHIAQSDAIIGVFIQLGYLLGLVWLGKIALNSVLKRVVVQGG
- a CDS encoding ABC-2 family transporter protein, which gives rise to MSLYFKYLLILFKSQMQYRTSFWLLSIGQFFIPFSIFAGLYFLFERFGQIKGWEFFEVALCFAVIHMAFSLSECFARGFDTFSSLIIKGDFDRVLVRPRSTFLQVLGSKFEFTRIGRLLQSAIVLIWALNNLPIEWSLIKAVTLLFMITSGVLIFTGIYMLAATMCFWTVQGLEIANIFTDGGREMAQYPLNIYQKWVARFFTYVIPFGTVNYLPLLFILGKTQGQAIYYMLIPLAGSLFILPCFLVWLFGVRHYRSTGS
- a CDS encoding ATP-binding cassette domain-containing protein, which gives rise to MIKVEGITKSFKVAKRSTGLLQATKALFYREHMIVDALKDISFSIEPGEIVGYIGPNGAGKSTTIKIMSGILVPDGGTCNIMGYTPWKSRVDYVKNIGVVFGQRSQLWWDVPVIDSFELLKDIYKIPQQEYQSTLDLLIETLELKDIMNAPVRQLSLGQRMRCEIAASLIHNPKILFLDEPTIGLDAVSKIAVRQFIKTINQEKGVTVVLTTHDMNDIEALANRVILIGKGSLLYDGNLDELRKRFGTNKTIRADYQKNNNPIVIPGTTVISWSPEQVVLSIDTDQIITSEVITHLTKQVELLDVTIESQPIEDIIVQLYKEFQI